The Bacillus vallismortis genome window below encodes:
- the cimH gene encoding citrate/malate transporter CimH encodes MGELQTQMQLQTDTIHEGVRKENWFARAMNIKVGIIPLPVYALLFILITVFVMHHDVKSDILTSIAVMAFFGFTFAQIGKSIPIVRSIGGPAILATFIPSAVVYYHLLPNDIVKSTTEFTENSNFLYLFIAGIVVGSILGMKRETLIKAFMKIFIPLIAGSVAAAIVGLAVGTSLGLGFQHTLLYIVIPIMAGGVGEGAIPLSIGYSDIMPMSQGEAFALVLPSIMLGSLCAIILAGLLNRIGKKKPEWTGNGKVDRSEEESPALEESQSGQQMFNLSLFASGGILAVSLYLVGMLAHDFFGFPAPVAMLLLAVLIKLFRLAPASIENGAFGVSRFFSTAVTYPLLFAIGVSMTPWDKLVAAFNLNNIITILSVVVTMMAVGFFTGKWLNMYPIETAIINACHSGQGGTGDVAILSAAERLELMPFAQVSTRIGGAITVSLTLLLLHQFY; translated from the coding sequence ATGGGAGAGCTTCAAACCCAAATGCAATTGCAAACGGATACAATTCACGAAGGGGTTCGAAAAGAGAATTGGTTTGCGAGAGCCATGAATATAAAAGTAGGCATTATACCGCTTCCTGTGTATGCCTTGCTGTTTATATTAATCACTGTTTTTGTTATGCATCACGATGTGAAAAGTGACATCTTGACATCCATTGCCGTCATGGCTTTTTTCGGGTTTACCTTTGCCCAAATCGGTAAATCGATACCGATTGTTCGTTCTATCGGCGGCCCAGCCATCCTAGCTACTTTTATTCCGTCCGCTGTCGTCTACTATCACCTGCTGCCTAATGATATCGTCAAATCCACCACAGAATTTACAGAAAACTCAAACTTTCTATACTTATTTATCGCTGGGATTGTCGTCGGAAGCATCCTCGGCATGAAAAGAGAAACACTCATAAAAGCATTCATGAAAATCTTTATTCCGCTTATTGCCGGTTCTGTCGCAGCCGCTATTGTCGGACTGGCTGTCGGCACATCGCTCGGGCTCGGATTTCAGCACACATTGCTGTACATCGTCATCCCTATCATGGCAGGGGGTGTCGGAGAAGGCGCTATCCCGCTGTCCATCGGTTATTCTGACATCATGCCGATGTCTCAAGGGGAAGCGTTTGCACTTGTTCTGCCGTCGATCATGCTGGGCAGTCTGTGCGCGATCATTCTAGCGGGATTGCTGAACAGAATCGGTAAGAAAAAACCGGAATGGACAGGCAACGGCAAAGTGGACCGATCTGAAGAAGAGTCCCCTGCGCTGGAAGAATCGCAAAGCGGACAGCAAATGTTCAACCTTTCCTTATTTGCGTCAGGCGGTATCCTTGCTGTTTCTTTATACTTAGTCGGCATGCTCGCTCACGACTTTTTTGGATTTCCGGCACCCGTTGCCATGCTGTTACTGGCTGTTCTGATTAAGCTGTTCAGATTGGCGCCCGCCTCAATTGAAAATGGCGCGTTTGGGGTGTCCCGCTTCTTTTCAACCGCTGTGACCTACCCGCTGCTCTTTGCGATCGGGGTGTCCATGACGCCGTGGGACAAGCTTGTCGCCGCCTTTAATCTCAACAACATCATTACGATTCTGTCTGTCGTTGTGACCATGATGGCCGTCGGCTTCTTCACCGGAAAGTGGCTGAACATGTATCCGATTGAGACCGCCATTATCAATGCGTGCCACTCAGGACAAGGCGGCACCGGGGACGTCGCCATTTTAAGCGCCGCAGAAAGGCTTGAATTGATGCCATTCGCCCAGGTGTCTACCCGAATCGGGGGAGCCATTACAGTGTCCTTAACCTTATTGCTGCTTCACCAGTTTTATTGA
- a CDS encoding M56 family metallopeptidase — MPMGIDLFLVMILGLGLYFISALAAKLIPFIDFWIDIVLWVCAAVYIFSHQSFMDGIVSIATMFYCYWTAMDLTVSERAEKPSGDWQEIELARNKTRLLSDIMLTAVVFAGAIIFFIYGPDPSALKYVILFGMISGGGALVKRIWNVFSVTVLYSASLEKLHISSRYETRTYPLSDLKDIQLESTADLLKLHPLLTMYSSRVDLTTSFQQVIKLSLPGETLFLTVKEPQRWKAILREYTDAENNEDTVISVLPFYHRKNVKRLLGKLYFAASVKGVSAYALLVLALYGLQTSPWVMAVAVMLYWIFNMYLSDIVLRAAMDAKPCHHPHVQTAADKIFRKAGISHVRIYETESDDYNGMAVGMNVGRSMVILTSATLTLPQRVIEGIVAHEAIHIKKRDVLSSQLLRFLYLGAVVGIILLFEQHIAHPADHKVALWVFIMAIIILFQLYQSFCSQWMEVRADNLGASLLEDGYKQMAEALRILAVRQDEDIQKQSAYSSEADEDELTIDSLSRDKSWLFRFIDFQFAPHPPMYWRVNTLLSNKGHGVLKRWFRDRLKESISLK, encoded by the coding sequence ATGCCTATGGGAATAGATCTATTTCTCGTTATGATTCTCGGGCTGGGATTATATTTTATATCAGCCCTGGCAGCAAAACTCATTCCGTTCATAGACTTCTGGATTGACATCGTTCTTTGGGTTTGCGCTGCTGTTTATATCTTCTCTCATCAATCATTCATGGACGGCATTGTCTCGATCGCGACAATGTTTTACTGTTATTGGACCGCAATGGATCTCACAGTGTCAGAACGTGCGGAAAAACCTTCGGGAGACTGGCAGGAAATCGAGCTTGCCAGAAACAAAACACGCCTCCTGTCAGACATCATGCTGACCGCCGTTGTGTTTGCGGGCGCCATTATTTTTTTCATCTATGGACCTGATCCAAGCGCTCTCAAATATGTGATCCTTTTCGGCATGATCTCCGGCGGAGGAGCACTTGTAAAACGAATATGGAATGTTTTCAGTGTAACCGTTTTGTATTCGGCGTCCTTAGAAAAATTGCACATCAGCTCGCGTTATGAAACCCGTACATACCCGCTTTCCGATTTGAAAGACATCCAGCTTGAATCAACAGCCGATCTCTTAAAGCTCCATCCGCTTCTGACGATGTATTCATCTCGTGTAGATTTGACAACAAGCTTTCAGCAAGTCATCAAACTGTCCCTTCCCGGTGAAACGCTGTTTCTGACAGTGAAGGAACCGCAAAGATGGAAAGCGATTCTCCGGGAATACACAGACGCGGAAAACAACGAGGACACTGTGATTTCTGTTTTGCCGTTTTATCATAGAAAAAATGTGAAGCGGCTGCTTGGGAAGCTTTATTTTGCCGCCAGCGTAAAAGGCGTGTCAGCTTACGCCTTACTGGTGCTCGCATTATACGGATTGCAAACCTCTCCATGGGTCATGGCCGTTGCCGTGATGTTGTACTGGATTTTCAATATGTACCTGTCAGACATTGTTTTGCGGGCGGCAATGGATGCCAAGCCTTGTCATCATCCGCATGTACAGACAGCGGCCGACAAAATTTTCCGCAAAGCCGGCATTTCCCATGTCCGCATATACGAGACGGAGAGTGATGATTACAACGGAATGGCAGTCGGCATGAATGTCGGAAGGTCAATGGTCATTCTGACAAGCGCCACACTAACACTTCCGCAGCGTGTCATCGAAGGCATTGTGGCCCATGAAGCGATTCATATTAAAAAACGTGACGTTTTGTCATCACAGCTTTTGCGTTTTCTATATCTTGGAGCCGTCGTTGGGATCATCCTCTTATTTGAGCAGCATATCGCCCATCCCGCGGACCATAAAGTGGCGCTTTGGGTTTTCATCATGGCAATCATCATCCTGTTTCAGCTCTATCAATCCTTTTGTTCACAATGGATGGAGGTGCGCGCTGACAACCTTGGCGCCTCACTGCTGGAAGACGGGTACAAACAAATGGCGGAAGCATTGAGGATCTTGGCGGTTCGGCAGGATGAGGATATACAGAAACAAAGCGCCTACAGCTCTGAAGCAGATGAGGACGAGCTTACCATTGACTCTCTCTCCCGTGATAAAAGCTGGCTTTTCAGATTCATTGATTTTCAGTTCGCACCTCATCCCCCTATGTATTGGCGTGTCAACACGTTATTGTCAAACAAAGGACACGGGGTGTTGAAGCGCTGGTTCAGAGACCGGCTGAAGGAATCGATTTCTCTGAAATGA
- a CDS encoding polysaccharide deacetylase family protein, protein MKQLILSIFLLGSCSALAACADQEANAEQQMPKAEQKKPEEKTIHVQKKEDDTSAWIKTEKPAKLPILMYHSISSGNSLRVPKEEFEAHMKWLQDNGYQTLTPKEAYLMLTQDKKPSEKCVLITFDDGYTDNYQDAYPVLKKYGMKATIFMIGKSIGHQHHLTENQMKEMAQNGVSIESHTIDHLELNGLSPEQQYNEMADSKKLFDNMFHQETSIISYPVGRYNEETLKAAEETGYQMGVTTEPGAASRDQGMYALHRVRVSPGMSGAAFGAYIESMK, encoded by the coding sequence ATGAAACAATTGATTTTAAGCATTTTTCTTTTGGGAAGCTGCTCGGCTCTGGCGGCTTGCGCTGATCAAGAGGCGAACGCGGAGCAGCAGATGCCGAAAGCGGAACAAAAGAAACCGGAAGAAAAGACAATACATGTTCAGAAAAAAGAGGACGATACATCCGCATGGATCAAAACAGAGAAACCGGCAAAGCTGCCGATTTTGATGTACCACAGCATTTCCTCAGGAAACAGCCTCCGTGTCCCGAAGGAAGAATTCGAAGCGCATATGAAATGGCTGCAAGATAACGGCTATCAGACATTAACGCCGAAAGAGGCGTACCTTATGCTGACGCAGGATAAAAAGCCGAGTGAGAAATGCGTGCTGATCACGTTTGATGACGGATACACCGACAATTATCAGGACGCGTATCCGGTGCTGAAAAAGTACGGGATGAAGGCGACGATTTTTATGATCGGCAAATCGATCGGACATCAACATCATCTGACAGAGAACCAAATGAAAGAAATGGCGCAGAACGGCGTATCGATTGAAAGCCATACAATTGACCACCTTGAACTGAACGGGTTATCGCCTGAACAGCAGTACAATGAGATGGCTGATTCGAAAAAGCTGTTTGACAACATGTTTCATCAAGAAACCTCCATCATCAGCTACCCGGTAGGGCGCTACAATGAGGAGACGCTGAAGGCAGCCGAAGAAACGGGCTATCAAATGGGCGTGACGACAGAACCGGGCGCGGCATCGAGAGACCAGGGTATGTACGCCCTCCACCGAGTGCGCGTGTCTCCGGGCATGTCAGGTGCGGCTTTTGGCGCATACATTGAGTCGATGAAATAA
- a CDS encoding ZIP family metal transporter has protein sequence MWHAAMWGGISGSAVLLGALASMFFSIRKQIIGYIMAFGTGVLIGAAAYELLGDAAAEGGMVSTGAGFIAGAVVFTIFDYAVSKRGASHRKRSGQAAAGGGGIAIFIGTVMDAVPESIMIGASLLEEQSVSFLLVIAIFISNIPEGLSSTTGMKSSGYTRTKILLLWAAVLVISILASWSGYFFLNGASEEVMSAIAAFAGGGIIAMVASTMMPEAYEDSGPMTGLIAALGLLTSLVLNQFS, from the coding sequence ATGTGGCATGCGGCAATGTGGGGCGGGATCTCAGGCTCTGCTGTTTTGCTGGGCGCGCTGGCGTCCATGTTTTTTTCGATTCGCAAACAGATCATCGGCTATATTATGGCTTTTGGCACAGGGGTATTAATTGGCGCGGCTGCTTACGAACTTCTTGGGGATGCAGCGGCAGAAGGCGGGATGGTGTCGACGGGCGCCGGATTTATTGCAGGGGCGGTCGTTTTTACGATTTTTGATTACGCGGTTTCTAAAAGAGGCGCGTCACATAGAAAAAGATCGGGACAAGCAGCTGCCGGCGGAGGAGGAATCGCCATTTTTATCGGCACCGTCATGGACGCTGTCCCGGAATCGATTATGATTGGCGCCAGTCTTCTCGAAGAACAATCGGTCAGCTTCCTTTTGGTGATCGCTATTTTTATCAGCAATATACCTGAAGGGCTGTCCAGTACAACAGGAATGAAAAGCAGCGGGTATACCAGAACGAAAATTTTGCTGCTTTGGGCCGCAGTGCTCGTGATTTCAATTCTCGCTTCATGGTCAGGTTATTTCTTTCTAAACGGTGCTTCTGAAGAAGTGATGTCAGCAATCGCGGCGTTTGCGGGCGGGGGAATCATTGCGATGGTTGCGTCGACGATGATGCCCGAGGCGTACGAAGACAGCGGTCCAATGACAGGTTTAATCGCTGCACTTGGGCTGTTAACCTCGCTGGTTTTGAATCAGTTTTCTTAA
- the msmX gene encoding maltodextrin ABC transporter ATP-binding protein MsmX has translation MAELRMEHIYKYYEQKEAAVDDFNLHIDDKEFIVFVGPSGCGKSTTLRMVAGLEEISKGDFYIEGKRVNDVAPKDRDIAMVFQNYALYPHMTVYDNIAFGLKLRKMPKPEIKKRVEEAAKILGLEEYLHRKPKALSGGQRQRVALGRAIVRDAKVFLMDEPLSNLDAKLRVQMRAEIIKLHQRLQTTTIYVTHDQTEALTMATRIVVMKDGKIQQIGTPKDVYEFPENVFVGGFIGSPAMNFFKGKLTEGVIKIGSAALTVPEGKMKVLREKGYIGKEVIFGIRPEDIHDELIVVESYKNSSIKAKINVAELLGSEIMIYSQIENQDFIARIDARLDIQSGDELTVAFDMNKSHFFDSETEVRIR, from the coding sequence ATGGCTGAATTGCGGATGGAGCACATTTATAAATATTATGAGCAGAAGGAAGCGGCTGTTGATGACTTTAACCTTCACATTGACGATAAGGAATTTATCGTATTCGTCGGCCCGTCCGGCTGCGGGAAATCAACGACGCTGCGGATGGTGGCAGGACTTGAAGAAATTTCAAAAGGCGATTTTTATATTGAGGGGAAACGGGTAAATGATGTAGCGCCAAAGGACAGGGATATCGCGATGGTCTTTCAAAACTACGCGCTCTATCCGCATATGACGGTCTACGATAATATCGCATTCGGGCTGAAACTTCGGAAAATGCCGAAGCCTGAAATCAAAAAAAGAGTAGAGGAAGCCGCTAAAATTCTCGGGCTGGAGGAATATTTGCACCGCAAACCGAAAGCGCTGTCAGGCGGACAGAGACAGCGGGTCGCGCTTGGACGGGCGATCGTGCGGGATGCAAAGGTGTTCCTGATGGATGAGCCTTTGTCGAACCTGGACGCCAAGCTGAGGGTGCAAATGCGTGCGGAAATTATTAAGCTCCACCAGAGACTGCAAACCACAACGATTTACGTGACGCATGACCAGACAGAAGCGCTGACGATGGCGACACGGATCGTGGTCATGAAAGACGGAAAAATCCAGCAGATCGGGACGCCAAAGGATGTATATGAATTCCCTGAAAACGTCTTTGTCGGCGGTTTTATCGGGTCACCAGCGATGAACTTTTTCAAAGGAAAGCTGACGGAAGGCGTCATCAAAATCGGTTCTGCGGCATTAACCGTGCCGGAAGGAAAAATGAAAGTGCTGCGTGAAAAGGGCTATATCGGCAAAGAAGTCATCTTCGGCATTCGTCCTGAGGATATTCATGATGAATTGATTGTCGTGGAATCGTATAAGAACTCTTCGATTAAAGCGAAAATCAATGTCGCAGAGCTGCTTGGTTCAGAAATCATGATTTATTCGCAGATCGAAAACCAAGACTTTATTGCGCGGATTGACGCCCGTCTCGATATTCAATCAGGTGATGAGCTGACGGTTGCGTTTGATATGAATAAAAGCCATTTCTTTGACAGTGAGACAGAAGTGAGAATTCGCTAA
- a CDS encoding CdaR family transcriptional regulator, protein MKSLLAIYPGSIVSEELCVQEGCLCFFDENSQRYISIPKTEISEKEIMLLQSFLTPADEVNQMSLKSAEENKWFAFLFSRGEVPADIKKRTRFVHFHLIGNIERTSFAEAVRHFWPVSFVIVWMHEDRGVIVEQESEAAAGKDELESLAKVLESDFYFSVRFYAGRFYEPDESLRTHYAREQTYFLFAEKRLPQMQSVTFDMIFPFLLLETEKEKLQTLLSEEAELLFENESELRKTIKLFIENNSNVTLTAKQLHLHRNSLQYRIDKFVERSGIDIKTYKGALLAYFICLQSKSSE, encoded by the coding sequence ATGAAATCGCTGCTGGCTATTTATCCCGGTTCGATTGTGTCTGAAGAGCTTTGCGTACAGGAAGGCTGTCTATGTTTTTTTGATGAGAACAGTCAGAGATATATCTCCATTCCAAAAACAGAGATTAGCGAAAAAGAAATAATGCTGCTGCAGTCATTTTTGACGCCTGCGGATGAGGTCAATCAAATGTCTTTGAAGTCGGCGGAAGAAAACAAGTGGTTTGCGTTTCTTTTTTCTAGAGGGGAAGTGCCGGCGGATATAAAGAAGCGAACGAGATTTGTTCATTTTCATTTGATCGGTAATATAGAGCGGACGTCATTTGCGGAAGCTGTTCGTCATTTTTGGCCGGTGTCTTTTGTGATTGTGTGGATGCATGAGGACAGAGGCGTGATTGTCGAGCAGGAAAGTGAAGCGGCGGCGGGGAAGGACGAACTTGAATCGCTTGCTAAGGTTCTTGAGAGTGATTTCTACTTCAGTGTCCGTTTTTACGCCGGGAGATTTTATGAACCGGATGAGAGTCTCCGTACTCATTACGCCCGTGAACAGACGTATTTCCTCTTTGCTGAAAAGCGGCTGCCTCAGATGCAAAGTGTGACCTTTGATATGATCTTTCCTTTTTTATTATTAGAAACAGAAAAAGAAAAGCTGCAAACGCTGCTCTCTGAAGAAGCTGAGCTTTTATTTGAAAATGAATCTGAGCTGAGAAAGACAATCAAGCTCTTTATTGAAAACAACTCAAACGTGACGTTAACGGCGAAACAGCTGCATCTGCACCGCAACAGCCTGCAATATCGAATTGACAAGTTTGTTGAGCGGTCAGGGATAGACATTAAAACATATAAAGGCGCGCTGCTCGCCTATTTTATCTGCCTGCAAAGCAAAAGTTCAGAATAA
- a CDS encoding aldehyde dehydrogenase family protein — protein sequence MALEALNKSFINGKWTEGESGRTEDILNPYDQSVITTASLATSKQLEDAFDIAQRAQKKWARSTTEDRKAVLQKARGYLQENRDNIIMMISRETGGTIIKATIELEQTIAILDEAITYTGELGGIKEVPSDIEGKINKIYRLPLGVISSISPFNFPMNLSMRTIAPAIALGNSVVHKPDIQTALSGGTIIAKAFEHAGLPAGVLNVMLTDLKEIGDGMLTNPIPRLISFTGSTAVGRHIGEIAGRNFKRMALELGGNNPFAVLSDADVDRAVDAAIFGKFIHQGQICMIINRIIVHQDVYDEFVEKFTARVKELPYGDQTDPKTVVGPLINEGQIEKALEIIEQAKADGIELAVEGKRVGNVLTPYVFVGADNNSKIAQTELFAPIATIIKASSDQEAIDMANDTEYGLSSAVFTSDLEKGETFALQIDSGMTHVNDQSVNDSPNIAFGGNKASGVGRFGNPWVVEEFTVTKWISIQKQYRKYPF from the coding sequence ATGGCTTTAGAAGCGTTAAACAAAAGTTTTATCAACGGAAAATGGACAGAAGGGGAAAGCGGACGTACGGAGGATATCTTGAATCCATACGACCAGTCTGTGATTACAACAGCATCTTTGGCAACAAGCAAGCAGCTGGAGGATGCGTTTGACATTGCACAGCGGGCGCAAAAAAAGTGGGCCAGGAGCACAACAGAAGATCGAAAAGCAGTTCTGCAAAAAGCGCGAGGCTATTTACAGGAAAACCGCGATAACATCATCATGATGATCTCCCGCGAAACTGGCGGAACGATCATTAAAGCCACGATCGAGCTTGAACAAACCATTGCGATTTTAGATGAAGCCATTACGTATACCGGCGAATTAGGCGGCATCAAAGAGGTTCCATCCGACATTGAAGGGAAAATCAACAAGATTTACCGCCTTCCGCTCGGCGTGATTTCATCGATTTCTCCATTTAATTTTCCGATGAATTTATCAATGAGAACGATTGCGCCTGCGATTGCGCTGGGAAACAGTGTTGTTCACAAGCCTGATATCCAAACCGCTCTTTCCGGCGGAACCATCATTGCGAAAGCGTTCGAACACGCCGGCCTTCCTGCGGGTGTCCTTAACGTCATGTTGACGGACTTAAAGGAAATCGGAGACGGCATGCTGACAAACCCAATCCCAAGATTAATCAGCTTTACAGGATCAACCGCAGTCGGGCGCCACATCGGTGAAATCGCCGGGCGCAACTTCAAGCGAATGGCCCTTGAGCTCGGCGGCAACAACCCATTTGCCGTCCTTTCCGACGCGGATGTCGATCGTGCCGTAGACGCAGCGATTTTCGGGAAATTTATTCACCAGGGACAGATATGCATGATTATCAACAGAATCATCGTTCATCAAGATGTGTACGATGAATTTGTTGAAAAATTCACCGCACGTGTCAAAGAGCTTCCGTACGGCGATCAAACCGATCCGAAAACCGTAGTCGGACCGCTGATCAATGAGGGCCAAATCGAGAAAGCGCTGGAAATCATTGAGCAGGCAAAAGCAGATGGCATCGAGCTTGCGGTTGAAGGAAAACGCGTCGGAAACGTACTCACACCGTATGTCTTTGTCGGCGCCGACAACAACAGCAAAATTGCCCAAACAGAGCTGTTTGCCCCGATTGCCACCATTATCAAAGCCTCCAGCGATCAGGAAGCGATTGACATGGCAAACGATACTGAATACGGGCTCAGCTCGGCAGTTTTCACTTCTGATTTAGAGAAAGGTGAAACGTTCGCCCTGCAAATTGACAGCGGCATGACCCATGTCAACGACCAGTCTGTCAATGATTCACCGAATATCGCCTTTGGCGGAAACAAAGCAAGCGGTGTCGGCCGCTTCGGAAATCCGTGGGTGGTCGAAGAGTTTACCGTAACGAAATGGATTTCGATCCAGAAGCAATACCGCAAATATCCGTTCTAA
- a CDS encoding YitT family protein: MKKKMLDVLMLVIGAFFFALAVNLFAIPNDLGEGGVTGITLILYYIFQWSPGVTNFILNAFLLLIGYKFLDGKTTVYTIIAVAANSLFLHLTHGWSTPSDELIINTIFAGVFAGVGIGMIIRVGGTTAGSAILARIANKYLDWNISYALLFFDLIVVFSSYFIIGAEKMMFTIVMLYIGTKVMDFIIEGLNTKKAITVISEHKSEISEKVNNLMDRGVTILSGKGSYTGQSKEILYIVINKQELSMLKKIIRSCDKKAFVIVHDVRDVFGEGFVDISK, from the coding sequence GTGAAAAAGAAAATGCTTGATGTGCTGATGCTTGTGATTGGCGCTTTTTTCTTCGCGCTTGCGGTGAATTTGTTTGCGATTCCCAATGACCTTGGGGAAGGCGGGGTCACTGGGATTACGCTGATTTTATACTATATCTTTCAATGGTCTCCCGGTGTGACAAACTTTATTTTAAATGCATTTTTGCTCTTAATCGGCTACAAATTTCTAGACGGTAAAACCACGGTCTATACCATCATTGCTGTTGCGGCGAATTCGCTATTCCTCCATCTGACACATGGGTGGAGCACTCCGTCTGATGAATTGATCATTAATACGATTTTCGCGGGTGTTTTTGCGGGAGTCGGGATCGGAATGATTATCCGGGTCGGGGGGACGACAGCCGGCTCTGCGATTTTGGCCAGAATCGCTAATAAATATTTAGATTGGAATATTAGTTATGCGTTATTGTTTTTTGATTTAATCGTGGTATTTAGCTCTTACTTTATCATTGGCGCGGAAAAAATGATGTTCACGATCGTGATGCTGTATATCGGTACGAAAGTGATGGACTTTATTATTGAAGGCTTGAATACGAAAAAAGCCATTACGGTCATTTCAGAACATAAGAGTGAGATTTCAGAGAAGGTAAATAACTTGATGGATCGGGGTGTGACGATTTTATCAGGGAAGGGAAGCTATACAGGCCAGTCAAAAGAGATTTTATATATTGTCATTAACAAACAAGAGCTGTCTATGCTGAAGAAAATCATCAGAAGCTGTGACAAAAAAGCGTTTGTGATCGTTCATGACGTACGTGATGTGTTTGGCGAAGGGTTTGTTGATATATCGAAATAA
- the galE gene encoding UDP-glucose 4-epimerase GalE, whose protein sequence is MAILVTGGAGYIGSHTCIELLNSGYEIVVLDNLSNSSAEALNRVKEITGKDVTFYEADLLDREAVDSVFAENEIEAVIHFAGLKAVGESVAIPLKYYHNNLTGTFMLCEVMEKYGVKKIVFSSSATVYGVPETSPITEDFPLGATNPYGQTKLMLEQILRDLYTADNEWSVALLRYFNPFGAHPSGRIGEDPNGIPNNLMPYVAQVAVGKLEQLSVFGNDYPTKDGTGVRDYIHVVDLAEGHVKALEKVLNTTGADAYNLGTGTGYSVLEMVKAFEKVSGKEVPYRFADRRPGDIATCYADPAKAKRELGWEAKRGLEEMCADSWRWQSLNVNGYKSVKS, encoded by the coding sequence ATGGCAATACTTGTAACAGGCGGAGCGGGATACATCGGGAGCCACACATGTATTGAATTATTAAACAGCGGCTATGAGATTGTCGTTCTAGATAATCTGTCCAACAGTTCGGCTGAGGCGCTGAACCGCGTCAAGGAGATTACAGGAAAAGATGTAACGTTCTATGAAGCGGATCTATTGGACCGGGAAGCGGTAGATTCTGTTTTTGCGGAAAATGAAATTGAAGCTGTGATTCATTTTGCGGGGTTAAAAGCGGTCGGTGAATCTGTTGCGATTCCGCTCAAATATTATCATAACAACCTGACGGGAACGTTTATGTTATGTGAGGTCATGGAGAAATACGGCGTCAAGAAAATCGTGTTCAGTTCATCCGCGACGGTGTACGGCGTTCCGGAAACATCGCCGATTACCGAAGACTTCCCATTAGGTGCGACCAATCCTTACGGGCAGACAAAGCTCATGCTGGAACAAATTTTGCGTGATTTGTATACAGCCGACAATGAGTGGAGCGTTGCGCTGCTTCGTTACTTTAATCCGTTCGGCGCTCATCCAAGCGGACGAATCGGTGAAGACCCGAACGGCATTCCGAATAACCTCATGCCATATGTAGCGCAGGTAGCGGTAGGAAAGCTGGAGCAATTAAGCGTATTCGGGAATGACTATCCGACAAAAGACGGGACAGGCGTACGCGATTATATTCATGTCGTTGATCTCGCAGAAGGCCATGTCAAAGCGCTGGAAAAAGTACTGAACACCACAGGAGCCGATGCGTACAACCTCGGAACAGGCACAGGCTACAGCGTGCTAGAAATGGTCAAAGCCTTTGAAAAAGTGTCAGGGAAAGAGGTTCCGTACCGTTTTGCGGACCGCCGTCCTGGAGACATCGCGACCTGTTACGCAGATCCTGCAAAAGCCAAGCGGGAACTGGGCTGGGAAGCGAAACGCGGCCTTGAGGAAATGTGTGCCGACTCCTGGAGATGGCAGTCTTTGAATGTGAATGGGTATAAGAGTGTAAAATCATAA
- a CDS encoding YbhB/YbcL family Raf kinase inhibitor-like protein, with protein MNIYVEANPYLHDKFSKYTDEKYKREGNPFVSFPIRFEDVPPGAKTLALTFIDHDAIPVCGFSWIHWTAANIPARIGELPEHASEERQDLMIQGQNSFASPLAGSSNPKVIHQYCGPTPPDKDHAYALTVYALDTELNLQQGFYMNQLYQEMKGRILAETSIELLARV; from the coding sequence ATGAACATATACGTAGAAGCAAATCCGTATTTACATGACAAGTTTTCAAAATACACTGATGAAAAATATAAAAGAGAAGGGAATCCATTTGTATCCTTTCCGATTCGTTTTGAGGACGTCCCGCCCGGCGCAAAGACGCTCGCGCTTACTTTCATTGATCATGACGCCATTCCCGTATGCGGGTTCAGCTGGATTCACTGGACAGCGGCTAACATTCCGGCGCGCATCGGAGAGCTTCCTGAACATGCGAGCGAGGAAAGACAGGACTTGATGATACAAGGGCAAAATAGCTTTGCTTCACCGCTTGCGGGAAGCAGCAATCCAAAGGTGATTCACCAGTATTGCGGACCGACACCGCCTGACAAGGATCATGCTTACGCGCTGACAGTTTATGCTTTAGACACAGAGCTGAATCTTCAGCAGGGCTTTTATATGAATCAGCTCTATCAAGAAATGAAGGGGCGCATTCTCGCTGAGACCTCTATTGAATTACTGGCAAGGGTTTAA